In Kryptolebias marmoratus isolate JLee-2015 linkage group LG11, ASM164957v2, whole genome shotgun sequence, the following proteins share a genomic window:
- the rab3il1 gene encoding LOW QUALITY PROTEIN: guanine nucleotide exchange factor for Rab-3A (The sequence of the model RefSeq protein was modified relative to this genomic sequence to represent the inferred CDS: inserted 1 base in 1 codon): MDAFEGIHRVHISPSPPPPSASSSPGYEVLKAGRSGFAVYSSSVFFGTPDVASEVRHETSQVAARERCVVGKLVDLDPEPESRVEGGGQVGPASGRRHGELSRLRSSSLEIKEKEIREKGSEILRDQLDAAKKELKLKDKECERLSQVRNQLEQELEELTASLFEEAHKMVREANVKQAGAEKQLKEAQGKIDVLQAEVTALKTLVLTSTPSSPNRQLHPQLQGSAARGSYKHGGGHVRNKSLGRAFQTSSAKSEAPTVSIQSVVKEEREPAAPALLSXFFCLPPGQSVPHRRQGLGADGERMDSVLFAEFLLWKERPSLDRSCPFLSRIYKEDIGPCLSFTRSELSQLVQSAVENNSLTIEPVAMSAVPMVKASALECGGPNGFRTSIETKCALSGLSRTCRHRIKLGDKENYYYISPSSRARITAVCNFFTYIRYILQGLVRHEVEQMFWEVMRLRREMTVVKLGFYLPDQG, from the exons ATGGACGCTTTCGAGGGAATTCACAGGGTCCACATTTCCCCCTCACCGCCGCCGCCTTCTGCCTCGTCGAGCCCGGGGTATGAAGTCCTCAAAGCGGGGAGGTCTGGGTTTGCGGTTTATTCCTCGTCGGTCTTCTTCGGGACTCCTGATGTGGCGTCGGAGGTCAGACACGAGACCAGCCAGGTCGCTGCGAGGGAGCGCTGTGTGGTCGGAAA GTTGGTAGATCTGGATCCGGAGCCGGAGTCCAGAGTGGAGGGAGGAGGCCAGGTCGGGCCGGCCTCAGGCAGACGCCATGGCGAGCTCTCCCGGCTCCGCAGCTCCTCGCTGGAgattaaagagaaagaaataagagAAAAGGGCTCTGAGATCCTGAGGGACCAGCTGGACGCGGCGAAGAAA gAACTGAAACTGAAGGATAAGGAGTGCGAGCGTCTGTCGCAAGTCAGGAATCAGCtggagcaggagctggaggagctcacTGCCAGCCTGTTTGAG GAAGCTCATAAGATGGTGCGTGAAGCCAACGTGAAACAagcaggagcagagaaacaactgaaGGAGGCTCAGGGGAAG ATTGATGTTCTGCAAGCGGAGGTGACTGCGCTCAAAACCCTGGTGCTGACATCCACGCCGTCCTCCCCCAACCGCCAGCTGCATCCGCAGCTGCAGGGTTCGGCCGCCCGGGGGTCGTACAAACACGGCGGGGGCCACGTCCGCAACAAGAGCCTCGGCAGAGCCTTCCAGACCTCGTCGGCAAAGTCCGAAGCTCCCACCGTTTCCATCCAGTCTGTGgttaaagaggagagagag cctgctgctcctgctctcCTCT GATTTTTCTGCCTGCCGCCAGGTCAGTCTGTCCCTCATCGGAGGCAGGGCCTTGGTGCCGACGGTGAACGG ATGGACTCGGTCCTGTTCGCCGAGTTTCTGTTGTGGAAGGAACGTCCGAGTCTGGACCGGTCCTGCCCCTTCCTCAGTCGCATTTACAAAGAGGACATCGGACCCTGCCTGTCCTTCACAAGATCGGAG CTGTCCCAGCTGGTTCAGAGCGCGGTCGAGAACAACTCCTTAACGATCGAGCCTGTGGCCATGTCAGCGGTGCCGATGGTGAAAGCATCTGCTTTAGAGTGTGGAGGTCCAAA TGGATTTAGGACTTCAATAGAGAC AAAATGTGCGTTGAGCGGCTTGTCGCGAACCTGCCGACATCGCATCAAACTGGGCGACAAGGAGAACTACTATTACATCTCTCCCTCGAGCCGAGCGCGG ATCACGGCTGTATGCAACTTTTTTACTTACATTCGGTACATCCTGCAAGGTCTGGTGAGACATGAAG TGGAGCAGATGTTCTGGGAGGTGATGCGACTTCGCAGAGAGATGACTGTCGTCAAGTTGGGTTTCTACCTCCCAGACCAGGGTTAA
- the epx gene encoding eosinophil peroxidase: MASAALIGLALVVLSFPEHASMTNKTGTVYLGSAYVREALQRATELTAAAYARTSERVKKSLSEGALKPSDLLAQFKQIETRTKTQVRAAELLDNTVELIREMVYTNTMMQPNPYELLSEGDMEKLLQVTGCSAELQTASCQSDCLSERYRSITGECNNRQHPRWGAADIPYSRWLPPEYEDVWGTPRGWEPEHTYNNASLPPVRLVSQEVLFTRNDRISEDSTLSHMLVDWGQWIDHDLALTPQSPSTAAFKTGADCSHSCSRDSPCFPIQIPLSDPRNGVQSCMPFFRSAPSCGAGVPPHRHREQLNAITSFVDASMVYGSSPSLASALRNHSSPLGSMALNSQHHDGELAYMPFLPRLQAHLDPCGPRNATSPGASNRSVDRENTTSCFHAGDSRANEHLGLIALHTLFLREHNRLVRELQLLNPHWSPDTLYQEARKIIGAVHQILTWEHYLPRVLGESVASRLMPPYQGYDPDVDPSIANVFATAAFRFAHVTVQPVVNRLGPRYAFNSEYPPLALHHSLFASWRVVQEGGIDPVLRGLLLSPAKLQTPGQMMVEELTERLFQAQGGMPLDLGALNLQRGRDHGLPGYSSWRRFCGLSVPNTTSDLAEILGNFTLAHTFKLLYGTPHNIDVWVGAISEPAVPDGRVGPLLSCLLARQFRAQRDGDRFWWERKGVFTSTQRRRLHAVSLSRIICDNSHITHVPADPFSRTERPEDMLTCSHPLVPHLDLSPWKEPDADPSCGPIPRIQSGYSLLCSSVVLYQCPAGFRLLGSSSVSCDPDRQQWSSPPPTCQDINECEELTSPCPQHLECFNTAGSFICSEPSSLSAASIAAAVIAVIGGAAVLVSVTFCYRRYFPKSDELISAESCQRNS, from the exons ATG GCGTCAGCGGCTCTGATTGGACTTGCACTTGTCGTGCTCTCTTTTCCGGAGCACGCTTCAATGACCAACAAGACAG GAACCGTCTACCTGGGGTCGGCGTACGTCCGCGAGGCTCTTCAGAGAGCGACCGAGCTGACTGCTGCCGCTTACGCCCGCACGAGCGAAAG GGTGAAGAAGTCGCTGTCCGAAGGCGCCCTGAAGCCCAGTGACCTGCTGGCCCAGTTTAAACAGATTGAAACCAGAACCAAGACTCAGGTTCGGGCTGCTGAGCTGCTGGACAACACCGTGGAGCTGATCAGAGAGATGGTCTACACCAACACGATGATGCAGCCCAATCCTTACG AGCTGCTGAGTGAAGGAGACAtggagaagctgctgcaggtgaCGGGCTGCTCCGCTGAGCTGCAGACAGCCAGCTGTCAGAGCGACTGCTTATCTGAGCGCTACAGATCCATCACAGGCGAGTGCAACAACAG ACAACATCCACGATGGGGGGCTGCAGACATCCCTTACTCCCGCTGGTTGCCTCCGGAGTATGAGGACGTGTGGGGGACGCCCAGGGGCTGGGAGCCTGAGCACACCTACAACAACGCCAGCCTGCCTCCA GTCAGGCTCGTCTCGCAGGAAGTGCTGTTCACCCGCAATGACAGGATCTCTGAGGACTCCACTCTGTCCCACATGCTGGTGGACTGGGGTCAGTGGATCGACCACGACCTGGCGCTGACCCCTCAGAGCCCGAGCACCGCCGCCTTCAAGACCGGGGCTGACTGCAGCCACAGCTGCAGCCGGGACTCTCCCTGCTTTCCCATCCAG ATCCCACTGTCTGATCCCCGTAACGGTGTCCAGAGTTGTATGCCTTTCTTCCGCTCCGCCCCCAGCTGCGGCGCGGGCGTTCCGCCTCATCGCCACCGCGAGCAGCTCAACGCCATCACCTCCTTCGTAGATGCCAGCATGGTGTACGGCAGCTCCCCCAGCCTGGCCTCTGCTCTCAGGAACCACTCCTCTCCTCTGGGCTCCATGGCCCTCAACTCCCAGCACCACGACGGGGAGCTGGCCTACATGCCTTTCCTGCCCCGCCTGCAGGCTCACCTGGATCCCTGTGGTCCCCGTAACGCCACCTCCCCTGGGGCATCCAACCGATCCGTGGACCGAGAGAACACCACGTCCTGCTTTCACGCCG GTGACTCGAGAGCCAACGAACACCTGGGACTGATCGCGCTGCACACACTCTTTCTCAGGGAGCACAACCGGCTGGTcagagagctgcagctgctcaacCCCCACTGGAGCCCCGACACCCTCTATCAGGAAGCCCGCAAGATCATCGGAGCCGTTCACCAG atccTAACATGGGAGCACTACCTGCCGCGGGTTCTGGGTGAGAGCGTCGCGTCTCGCCTGATGCCTCCCTACCAGGGCTACGATCCTGACGTGGACCCGAGCATCGCTAACGTATTTGCGACCGCCGCGTTCCGCTTCGCTCACGTCACCGTGCAGCCAGTGGTGAACAGGCTGGGGCCGCGCTACGCCTTCAACTCCGAGTATCCCCCGCTGGCGCTGCACCACTCGCTCTTTGCTTCCTGGAGGGTCGTGCAGGAAG GTGGTATTGACCCCGTGCTGCGTGGCCTGCTGCTGTCTCCAGCCAAGCTGCAGACTCCAGGTCAGATGATGGTGGAGGAGCTCACAGAAAGGCTGTTTCAGGCACAGGGGGGGATGCCCCTGGATCTGGGGGCCCTGAACCTACAGAGGGGCCGGGACCACGGCCTACCTG GTTACAGCTCGTGGAGAAGATTCTGCGGCCTCTCCGTTCCCAACACGACGTCAGATCTGGCGGAAATTCTGGGGAACTTCACTTTAGCTCACACGTTCAAGCTCCTCTACGGGACTCCGCACAACATAGACGTGTGGGTGGGGGCCATATCTGAGCCTGCTGTGCCTGACGGACGTGTGGGACCACTCCTGTCCTGCCTCCTGGCCAGACAGTTCAGAGCGCAAAGGGACGGGGACAG GTTTTGGTGGGAAAGGAAAGGTGTGTTCACGAGCACCCAGAGGAGACGCCTCCACGCCGTCTCTCTGTCCCGCATCATTTGTGACAACAGCCACATCACCCACGTCCCAGCAGACCCGTTCTCGCGCACCGAGCGCCCAGAGGACATGCTGACCTGTTCCCACCCGCTCGTCCCCCATCTCGACCTCAGCCCCTGGAAAGAACCAGACGCAG ATCCCAGCTGTGGGCCGATACCCAGGATTCAGTCCGGCTACtctctgctctgcagctccGTGGTTCTCTATCAGTGTCCCGCTGGTTTCAGGCTGCTGGGCTCTTCGTCCGTCAGCTGTGATCCTGACAGACAGCAGTGGAGCTCCCCGCCACCAACATGTCAAG ATATCAATGAATGTGAAGAACTGACCTCTCCCTGCCCCCAACACCTGGAGTGCTTCAACACAGCCGGCTCCTTTATTTGCTCAG AACCCTCATCGCTGTCCGCTGCCTCCATCGCTGCTGCCGTCATCGCGGTGATCGGCGGCGCTGCCGTGCTGGTTTCAGTCACGTTCTGCTATCGGAG ATATTTTCCCAAATCGGACGAGTTGATCTCAGCTGAAAGTTGCCAGAGGAACAGTTAG